A genomic segment from Syntrophales bacterium encodes:
- a CDS encoding DUF86 domain-containing protein, translating into MVRPEVIRKRLNKLDEYLQILRGLQKYSYEDFIRNAEHYGSAERFLHLSIEALIDMGNHVIAELELGIVKLPAHRAGLPGKE; encoded by the coding sequence ATGGTAAGGCCTGAGGTCATTCGAAAACGGCTTAATAAGCTGGATGAGTACCTGCAGATTTTGAGAGGACTGCAAAAGTATAGCTATGAAGATTTCATTCGAAATGCCGAGCATTACGGAAGTGCCGAGCGCTTCCTTCACCTGTCTATCGAAGCACTGATCGATATGGGCAATCATGTAATCGCAGAGCTCGAACTCGGAATAGTGAAGCTCCCCGCCCACAGGGCGGGGCTTCCCGGTAAGGAATAA
- a CDS encoding DUF86 domain-containing protein — MTPPTRRGLRGALPVNSYGDVPAILAETNHIDDDLKNKWIRMIGFRNILIHDYLEIDRKIVHDILQNYLADIEAIKRTFAIFL, encoded by the coding sequence TTGACCCCGCCTACAAGGCGGGGCTTGCGGGGTGCGCTCCCGGTCAATTCCTACGGTGATGTTCCCGCCATATTGGCAGAAACCAACCATATCGATGATGATTTAAAGAACAAGTGGATCAGGATGATTGGTTTTCGCAATATCCTGATTCATGACTATCTGGAAATAGATCGTAAAATCGTGCACGACATTTTACAAAATTACCTGGCTGATATAGAGGCAATAAAACGAACCTTTGCGATCTTCCTTTAA